The Seriola aureovittata isolate HTS-2021-v1 ecotype China chromosome 3, ASM2101889v1, whole genome shotgun sequence genome includes a region encoding these proteins:
- the fip1l1b gene encoding pre-mRNA 3'-end-processing factor FIP1 isoform X4, whose product MSAEEADKTTTTDASAGDEEEEWLYGDESESKDEDEEAKLNAAVSAPADASTEDAAAHATGNGVSSEATGEGAGEDVDSDSDSDDDDDDVRVTIGDIKTGAPQYTTYGAPPVNLNIKTTGSRPYGQATKLKGVDLDAPGNINGVPVLEVDMESFEEKPWRKPGADLSDYFNYGFNEDTWKAYCEKQKRLRMGLEVSTVGSVTSKITVQQGRTGNEKDISSLPVHTSKPDFTSPVSLYKSAVSQVTRKTSGTIDVIGGQTATISRVEGRRRHNLDGNNIQVISEHSTSDAEPTPAKIPTFFPPGPLPPNIPPPPFLPPPPNVSTAPPLIPPPRLPITVPPPGFPPPPSGPPPAIIPTMDSGHPGGYDGRSVPPYPFPQGAYPPPMAGGVPPPWPPMMDNSKPWDYYSRRDDKRDKDRERPRERTHEREREREHSPSAMSYTSDEERYRYREYQERGYGERHRDRSSREKEERHRERRHREKEEGRHKSSRSSSRRRHDSEEGDSHRRHKHKKSKRSKEGKEASEEISADQENQEAME is encoded by the exons TGCACCTGCTGATGCTTCTACAGAAGATGCTGCTGCACATGCTACAGGAAATGGAGTGTCCTCTGAG GCCACAGGTGAAGGAGCAGGTGAAGATgtggacagtgacagtgacagtgatgatgacgacgatgatgtCCGAGTGACCATTGGAGACATCAAAACTGGAGCGCCACAATACAC AACTTATGGAGCTCCTCCTGTAAATCTCAACATAAAGACAACAGGCTCCAGACCTTATGGACAAG CCACGAAGCTGAAGGGAGTGGATCTTGATGCTCCTGGAAACATTAATGGGGTTCCAGTGCTGGAGGTGGACATGGAGTCCTTTGAAGAGAAACCCTGGAGGAAGccag GAGCGGATCTGTCAGACTACTTCAATTATGGCTTCAATGAAGACACGTGGAAGGCTTActgtgaaaaacagaagaggcTGCGTATGGGTCTGGAGGTCTCTACAGTCGGCTCGGTGACGAGCAAGATCACT GTTCAGCAAGGCAGGACAGGCAATGAGAAAGACATATCCAGTTTACCTGTTCACACCTCGAAGCCAGACTTCACATCTCCTGTCAGCCTGTACAAGTCTGCCGTCAGTCAGGTCACCAG GAAGACGAGTGGTACCATAGATGTGATTGGTGGACAGACGGCCACCATCAGCAGAGTTGAAGGGCGACGCAGACACAACCTAGATGGGAACAATATCCAG GTGATCTCTGAACACTCCACGTCAGACGCGGAACCCACCCCAGCTAAGATACCCACCTTCTTCCCCCCTGGACCACTTCCTCCCAACATACCCCCACCTCCAtttctccctccaccaccaAACGTCAGCACTGCACCCCCACTCATCCCCCCACCCA GGTTGCCCATTACTGTCCCTCCTCCtggttttcctcctcctcctagtGGGCCCCCTCCTGCTATTATACCCACTATGGACAg TGGCCACCCTGGAGGTTATGATGGACGCTCTGTCCCTCCATATCCGTTCCCTCAAG GTGCTTACCCTCCACCCATGGCTGGAGGTGTGCCTCCTCCATGGCCCCCAATGATGGACAACTCTAAACCCTGGGATTACTATTCACGTCGAGATGACAAGAGAGACAAGGACAGAGAAAGGCCAAGGGAGAGGACACATGAGcgggagagggaaagggagcACAGTCCTTCAGCTATGAGCTACACCAG CGACGAGGAGCGGTATCGTTACCGTGAGTACCAGGAGCGTGGTTACGGTGAGCGCCATCGTGACCGGTCGAGccgagagaaagaggaaagacacagagagaggcgGCAccgagagaaagaggagggacgCCACAAGTCCTCTCGCAG cagcagcaggaggaggcacGACAGCGAGGAGGGCGATAGTCACCGGAGGCACAAACACAAGAAGAGCAAGAGGAGCAAGGAGGGCAAAGAGGCCAGCGAGGAGATCAGCGCAGACCAAGAGAACCAGGAGGCCATGGAGTAG
- the LOC130166050 gene encoding uncharacterized protein LOC130166050 produces MKCVAVALLSLLSLGHSAPVSSCDSLVKPKTISNEDMLGRWLYIGGSSDLPGSRSLGHLLTSAWLDITATTQSNILNLVQTQRIYGDCSSLTYNVTFENSTMLIEQPFYLKEVYLKTDCSDCLVVHEEVVSGKDTFTSLLLFSRRKSVSPDALEMLKKQAECLHMPSPIMIEPNYEICPDNILPSEGLSAFSSLLEAKMGHRVARLLDSLFDMFVN; encoded by the exons ATGAAGTGTGTTGCTGTTGCATTGCTGAGTCTCCTCTCACTGGGACACTCTGCTCCTGTGAGCAGCTGTGACAGTCTGGTAAAACCAAAAACTATCAGCAATGAAGAC ATGTTGGGTAGGTGGCTGTACATCGGGGGCAGCTCTGACCTCCCAGGAAGCCGCTCCCTGGGCCACCTGCTGACCAGTGCCTGGCTGGACATCACAGCAACCACCCAGAGCAACATCCTCAATCTCGTCCAGACTCAGAGAAT aTATGGTGACTGTTCGAGCTTAACATACAATGTGACCTTTGAAAACAGCACAATGTTAATTG agcaACCTTTTTACCTCAAAGAAGTATATCTGAAgactgactgctctgactgtctGGTTGTCCATGAAGAAGTTGTCTCTGGCAAAGACACTTTCACCAGTCTTCTGCTTTTTA GCAGGAGAAAGAGCGTCTCACCTGACGCTCTGGAGATGCTCAAGAAACAAGCAGAATGTCTCCACATGCCGTCGCCAATAATGATAGAACCGAACTACG AAATCTGCCCAGACAACATCCTGCCCTCAGAGGGGCTGAGTGCCTTCAGCTCCTTATTAGAGGCCAAGATGGGACATCGAGTTGCAAGACTTCTGGATTCTCTATTTGATATGTTTGTGAACTGA
- the fip1l1b gene encoding pre-mRNA 3'-end-processing factor FIP1 isoform X3 has protein sequence MSAEEADKTTTTDASAGDEEEEWLYGDESESKDEDEEAKLNAAVSAPADASTEDAAAHATGNGVSSEATGEGAGEDVDSDSDSDDDDDDVRVTIGDIKTGAPQYTTYGAPPVNLNIKTTGSRPYGQATKLKGVDLDAPGNINGVPVLEVDMESFEEKPWRKPGADLSDYFNYGFNEDTWKAYCEKQKRLRMGLEVSTVGSVTSKITVQQGRTGNEKDISSLPVHTSKPDFTSPVSLYKSAVSQVTRKTSGTIDVIGGQTATISRVEGRRRHNLDGNNIQVISEHSTSDAEPTPAKIPTFFPPGPLPPNIPPPPFLPPPPNVSTAPPLIPPPRLPITVPPPGFPPPPSGPPPAIIPTMDSGHPGGYDGRSVPPYPFPQGAYPPPMAGGVPPPWPPMMDNSKPWDYYSRRDDKRDKDRERPRERTHEREREREHSPSAMSYTSDEERYRYREYQERGYGERHRDRSSREKEERHRERRHREKEEGRHKSSRSSSSRRRHDSEEGDSHRRHKHKKSKRSKEGKEASEEISADQENQEAME, from the exons TGCACCTGCTGATGCTTCTACAGAAGATGCTGCTGCACATGCTACAGGAAATGGAGTGTCCTCTGAG GCCACAGGTGAAGGAGCAGGTGAAGATgtggacagtgacagtgacagtgatgatgacgacgatgatgtCCGAGTGACCATTGGAGACATCAAAACTGGAGCGCCACAATACAC AACTTATGGAGCTCCTCCTGTAAATCTCAACATAAAGACAACAGGCTCCAGACCTTATGGACAAG CCACGAAGCTGAAGGGAGTGGATCTTGATGCTCCTGGAAACATTAATGGGGTTCCAGTGCTGGAGGTGGACATGGAGTCCTTTGAAGAGAAACCCTGGAGGAAGccag GAGCGGATCTGTCAGACTACTTCAATTATGGCTTCAATGAAGACACGTGGAAGGCTTActgtgaaaaacagaagaggcTGCGTATGGGTCTGGAGGTCTCTACAGTCGGCTCGGTGACGAGCAAGATCACT GTTCAGCAAGGCAGGACAGGCAATGAGAAAGACATATCCAGTTTACCTGTTCACACCTCGAAGCCAGACTTCACATCTCCTGTCAGCCTGTACAAGTCTGCCGTCAGTCAGGTCACCAG GAAGACGAGTGGTACCATAGATGTGATTGGTGGACAGACGGCCACCATCAGCAGAGTTGAAGGGCGACGCAGACACAACCTAGATGGGAACAATATCCAG GTGATCTCTGAACACTCCACGTCAGACGCGGAACCCACCCCAGCTAAGATACCCACCTTCTTCCCCCCTGGACCACTTCCTCCCAACATACCCCCACCTCCAtttctccctccaccaccaAACGTCAGCACTGCACCCCCACTCATCCCCCCACCCA GGTTGCCCATTACTGTCCCTCCTCCtggttttcctcctcctcctagtGGGCCCCCTCCTGCTATTATACCCACTATGGACAg TGGCCACCCTGGAGGTTATGATGGACGCTCTGTCCCTCCATATCCGTTCCCTCAAG GTGCTTACCCTCCACCCATGGCTGGAGGTGTGCCTCCTCCATGGCCCCCAATGATGGACAACTCTAAACCCTGGGATTACTATTCACGTCGAGATGACAAGAGAGACAAGGACAGAGAAAGGCCAAGGGAGAGGACACATGAGcgggagagggaaagggagcACAGTCCTTCAGCTATGAGCTACACCAG CGACGAGGAGCGGTATCGTTACCGTGAGTACCAGGAGCGTGGTTACGGTGAGCGCCATCGTGACCGGTCGAGccgagagaaagaggaaagacacagagagaggcgGCAccgagagaaagaggagggacgCCACAAGTCCTCTCGCAG cagcagcagcaggaggaggcacGACAGCGAGGAGGGCGATAGTCACCGGAGGCACAAACACAAGAAGAGCAAGAGGAGCAAGGAGGGCAAAGAGGCCAGCGAGGAGATCAGCGCAGACCAAGAGAACCAGGAGGCCATGGAGTAG
- the fip1l1b gene encoding pre-mRNA 3'-end-processing factor FIP1 isoform X1: MSAEEADKTTTTDASAGDEEEEWLYGDESESKDEDEEAKLNAAVSAPADASTEDAAAHATGNGVSSEATGEGAGEDVDSDSDSDDDDDDVRVTIGDIKTGAPQYTTYGAPPVNLNIKTTGSRPYGQATKLKGVDLDAPGNINGVPVLEVDMESFEEKPWRKPGADLSDYFNYGFNEDTWKAYCEKQKRLRMGLEVSTVGSVTSKITVQQGRTGNEKDISSLPVHTSKPDFTSPVSLYKSAVSQVTRISPPQWTGPPAQDMSYYTKTSGTIDVIGGQTATISRVEGRRRHNLDGNNIQVISEHSTSDAEPTPAKIPTFFPPGPLPPNIPPPPFLPPPPNVSTAPPLIPPPRLPITVPPPGFPPPPSGPPPAIIPTMDSGHPGGYDGRSVPPYPFPQGAYPPPMAGGVPPPWPPMMDNSKPWDYYSRRDDKRDKDRERPRERTHEREREREHSPSAMSYTSDEERYRYREYQERGYGERHRDRSSREKEERHRERRHREKEEGRHKSSRSSSSRRRHDSEEGDSHRRHKHKKSKRSKEGKEASEEISADQENQEAME; this comes from the exons TGCACCTGCTGATGCTTCTACAGAAGATGCTGCTGCACATGCTACAGGAAATGGAGTGTCCTCTGAG GCCACAGGTGAAGGAGCAGGTGAAGATgtggacagtgacagtgacagtgatgatgacgacgatgatgtCCGAGTGACCATTGGAGACATCAAAACTGGAGCGCCACAATACAC AACTTATGGAGCTCCTCCTGTAAATCTCAACATAAAGACAACAGGCTCCAGACCTTATGGACAAG CCACGAAGCTGAAGGGAGTGGATCTTGATGCTCCTGGAAACATTAATGGGGTTCCAGTGCTGGAGGTGGACATGGAGTCCTTTGAAGAGAAACCCTGGAGGAAGccag GAGCGGATCTGTCAGACTACTTCAATTATGGCTTCAATGAAGACACGTGGAAGGCTTActgtgaaaaacagaagaggcTGCGTATGGGTCTGGAGGTCTCTACAGTCGGCTCGGTGACGAGCAAGATCACT GTTCAGCAAGGCAGGACAGGCAATGAGAAAGACATATCCAGTTTACCTGTTCACACCTCGAAGCCAGACTTCACATCTCCTGTCAGCCTGTACAAGTCTGCCGTCAGTCAGGTCACCAG GATCTCTCCCCCTCAGTGGACTGGCCCGCCTGCTCAGGACATGTCCTATTATAC GAAGACGAGTGGTACCATAGATGTGATTGGTGGACAGACGGCCACCATCAGCAGAGTTGAAGGGCGACGCAGACACAACCTAGATGGGAACAATATCCAG GTGATCTCTGAACACTCCACGTCAGACGCGGAACCCACCCCAGCTAAGATACCCACCTTCTTCCCCCCTGGACCACTTCCTCCCAACATACCCCCACCTCCAtttctccctccaccaccaAACGTCAGCACTGCACCCCCACTCATCCCCCCACCCA GGTTGCCCATTACTGTCCCTCCTCCtggttttcctcctcctcctagtGGGCCCCCTCCTGCTATTATACCCACTATGGACAg TGGCCACCCTGGAGGTTATGATGGACGCTCTGTCCCTCCATATCCGTTCCCTCAAG GTGCTTACCCTCCACCCATGGCTGGAGGTGTGCCTCCTCCATGGCCCCCAATGATGGACAACTCTAAACCCTGGGATTACTATTCACGTCGAGATGACAAGAGAGACAAGGACAGAGAAAGGCCAAGGGAGAGGACACATGAGcgggagagggaaagggagcACAGTCCTTCAGCTATGAGCTACACCAG CGACGAGGAGCGGTATCGTTACCGTGAGTACCAGGAGCGTGGTTACGGTGAGCGCCATCGTGACCGGTCGAGccgagagaaagaggaaagacacagagagaggcgGCAccgagagaaagaggagggacgCCACAAGTCCTCTCGCAG cagcagcagcaggaggaggcacGACAGCGAGGAGGGCGATAGTCACCGGAGGCACAAACACAAGAAGAGCAAGAGGAGCAAGGAGGGCAAAGAGGCCAGCGAGGAGATCAGCGCAGACCAAGAGAACCAGGAGGCCATGGAGTAG
- the fip1l1b gene encoding pre-mRNA 3'-end-processing factor FIP1 isoform X2, giving the protein MSAEEADKTTTTDASAGDEEEEWLYGDESESKDEDEEAKLNAAVSAPADASTEDAAAHATGNGVSSEATGEGAGEDVDSDSDSDDDDDDVRVTIGDIKTGAPQYTTYGAPPVNLNIKTTGSRPYGQATKLKGVDLDAPGNINGVPVLEVDMESFEEKPWRKPGADLSDYFNYGFNEDTWKAYCEKQKRLRMGLEVSTVGSVTSKITVQQGRTGNEKDISSLPVHTSKPDFTSPVSLYKSAVSQVTRISPPQWTGPPAQDMSYYTKTSGTIDVIGGQTATISRVEGRRRHNLDGNNIQVISEHSTSDAEPTPAKIPTFFPPGPLPPNIPPPPFLPPPPNVSTAPPLIPPPRLPITVPPPGFPPPPSGPPPAIIPTMDSGHPGGYDGRSVPPYPFPQGAYPPPMAGGVPPPWPPMMDNSKPWDYYSRRDDKRDKDRERPRERTHEREREREHSPSAMSYTSDEERYRYREYQERGYGERHRDRSSREKEERHRERRHREKEEGRHKSSRSSSRRRHDSEEGDSHRRHKHKKSKRSKEGKEASEEISADQENQEAME; this is encoded by the exons TGCACCTGCTGATGCTTCTACAGAAGATGCTGCTGCACATGCTACAGGAAATGGAGTGTCCTCTGAG GCCACAGGTGAAGGAGCAGGTGAAGATgtggacagtgacagtgacagtgatgatgacgacgatgatgtCCGAGTGACCATTGGAGACATCAAAACTGGAGCGCCACAATACAC AACTTATGGAGCTCCTCCTGTAAATCTCAACATAAAGACAACAGGCTCCAGACCTTATGGACAAG CCACGAAGCTGAAGGGAGTGGATCTTGATGCTCCTGGAAACATTAATGGGGTTCCAGTGCTGGAGGTGGACATGGAGTCCTTTGAAGAGAAACCCTGGAGGAAGccag GAGCGGATCTGTCAGACTACTTCAATTATGGCTTCAATGAAGACACGTGGAAGGCTTActgtgaaaaacagaagaggcTGCGTATGGGTCTGGAGGTCTCTACAGTCGGCTCGGTGACGAGCAAGATCACT GTTCAGCAAGGCAGGACAGGCAATGAGAAAGACATATCCAGTTTACCTGTTCACACCTCGAAGCCAGACTTCACATCTCCTGTCAGCCTGTACAAGTCTGCCGTCAGTCAGGTCACCAG GATCTCTCCCCCTCAGTGGACTGGCCCGCCTGCTCAGGACATGTCCTATTATAC GAAGACGAGTGGTACCATAGATGTGATTGGTGGACAGACGGCCACCATCAGCAGAGTTGAAGGGCGACGCAGACACAACCTAGATGGGAACAATATCCAG GTGATCTCTGAACACTCCACGTCAGACGCGGAACCCACCCCAGCTAAGATACCCACCTTCTTCCCCCCTGGACCACTTCCTCCCAACATACCCCCACCTCCAtttctccctccaccaccaAACGTCAGCACTGCACCCCCACTCATCCCCCCACCCA GGTTGCCCATTACTGTCCCTCCTCCtggttttcctcctcctcctagtGGGCCCCCTCCTGCTATTATACCCACTATGGACAg TGGCCACCCTGGAGGTTATGATGGACGCTCTGTCCCTCCATATCCGTTCCCTCAAG GTGCTTACCCTCCACCCATGGCTGGAGGTGTGCCTCCTCCATGGCCCCCAATGATGGACAACTCTAAACCCTGGGATTACTATTCACGTCGAGATGACAAGAGAGACAAGGACAGAGAAAGGCCAAGGGAGAGGACACATGAGcgggagagggaaagggagcACAGTCCTTCAGCTATGAGCTACACCAG CGACGAGGAGCGGTATCGTTACCGTGAGTACCAGGAGCGTGGTTACGGTGAGCGCCATCGTGACCGGTCGAGccgagagaaagaggaaagacacagagagaggcgGCAccgagagaaagaggagggacgCCACAAGTCCTCTCGCAG cagcagcaggaggaggcacGACAGCGAGGAGGGCGATAGTCACCGGAGGCACAAACACAAGAAGAGCAAGAGGAGCAAGGAGGGCAAAGAGGCCAGCGAGGAGATCAGCGCAGACCAAGAGAACCAGGAGGCCATGGAGTAG